TTTATCTAAGTCCGAACTTATTAATGCAAGAATCCCTATAGATTCACCAGAAACTTGGGCTTTTGGTGTAACTTATGAAGATTCAATGAAAGAAAGGCAAGCTGAATCTGATACACCTGATGTTTATGGAAAAGTTTATGTAGCTGATAGGCCTGAAGCCTTTTTCAAAAGTACCCTTGCAAGATTGAAGGGCCCAAATGATAAAGTTGGAATTAGATTAGATTCAACTTGGGATGTGCCTGAGCCAGAGTTAACTTTTATTATTTATCAAGGAAAAATTATTGGTTTTACAGTTGGTAATGATATGTCTAGTAGGTCAATTGAGGGTGCAAATCCTCTCTATATACCTCAAGCCAAAATATTTAATAATTCTGCATCAATAGGACCTTGCTGGGTTCCTATTGAATTGATTGATTATAATAACCTAAAAGTAGAGATGATTATTACAAGGATTTCAGAAAAAGTCTTTTCAGGATCAGGTAGTACTAGCTTAATGAAAAGAAAGTGTGATGAGTTAAATGATTGGCTTCATAGAAGTAATGACATACCAGACGGAACAACTGTTATGACGGGTACAGGAACAATACCACCTGAAGACTTTACTTTGCAAGAAGGAGATGAAATCTCTATCACAATAGAAAATATTGGAACATTAGTAAACAAAGTTATTAAGGTTTAATTTATTGTTATAACTCTTATTAGGTTTGTGTTTCCCTTAAATCCTATTGGTAAACCTGCAACAACAACTATAGTATCTCCTATTGAAGCAAGTTTTTCCTCTAATACAAAGTTTTCTGAGAAAGTGAACATATCTTCAATATGATCAAAGCTTTCTACATTTATTGTATTAACTCCCCATCTTAAGCCTAGATTTATTGCTGCATTACTATCAGGAGATATAGCAACTACTGGCTGAGAAGGTCTATATGCTGCGACTCGAGCTGCTGTAGAACCAGATTCAGTAAATGCAACTATTAATTTTGCATCTAATTGATCAGCTATATTTGCTGCACCATAGGCTATTAATTCATCAATGATTTTTTTATTATTTGAATCTACTTGATTTAATTTTATACCTCTTAAAGTTTTGTGATTTATATCCTTTTCAGCAATTGTTGAAATTTCTCTCATAAAATCAACGGCTCTAATAGGATATTTACCTATAGAGGTTTCACCAGATAGCATAATGGCATCTGATCCATCTAAAACGGCATTATGAACGTCTGTAGACTCAGCTCTTGTGGGTTGAGGATTTTCAGTCATAGATTCTAGCATTTGAGTTGCAGTAATAACTTCTTTTCCTTTTTGATTACATAAATTTATAATAAATTTCTGAGCTGCTGGAACTTGAGAAATTGGTAAATGAACCCCAAGGTCTCCTCTCGCAACCATTATAGAATCGGAGTGATCTATTATTTCCTCTAAATTATCTAAAGCTAATTGTAGTTCAATTTTAGAAATTATCTTTAGATTTTTATCTTTAATTTTTTCCTTTACTCTAATTATGTCTTTGACATTTCTTACATAAGATAAACCTAAGTAATCGATATCATTCGAATTTACAAAATTAATTGCATTTTGAGTCTCTTCTGTAAAATAGTCTAATTTTGAAGGTAATCCTCTTGGTACAACAGCTTTATTACTAGTTATTTTTCCAGCTAATTGAACCTTTGTTTTAATTATTGTTTTATTTATCTCAGTGATCTCAAGTTCTACTGCTCCATCATCAACAAGAAGAACAGCTCCGTTCTTTACATCTTCATGTAATCCTGGTGGCCAGACTGATAATTCATCTTTATTCGAGTTACCGCAATTAAGGAATAATTCATCATCAATGTTTAAATCTAATGAATTATTCTTAATTTCTCCTAATCTATACTTAGGTCCAGGAAGATCAGCTAGGATAGGTATAGGGGAATCTAATTTTTTTGAAACATTTCTTATATTTGAAATTATATTGAGATGATCTAGTTCCTTTCCGTGAGAAAGATTAATTCTTGCTACATTCATACCTGACTTAATCAATTCTTCAATTATTTCAATTGAATCTGATGATGGACCGATGGTACAAACAATTTTAGTTTTTTGTAAATTCATTAAGATTTCCTTATTATCCTTAAAACCTTAAAATCTTTAAGAAATTAGAATTTGGTTTATCTCTTATGTTTCGTATTATATATTATAGAGAAAACACTACCATATAAATTGTGTCTGAAGAAAATATAAAATACTTTGAAATACAGAAATATGATACGGAAATAATATCATATAAAAATACTATTTCCTCAATCGATAAAAAATTGAGTGATAGACTTGGAATTTCAAATTATAAGAATAAACTAATGATAATAAAAGAAAAAATTGATGAACAAGAAAAAATTCAGAAAAAAATATTAAATTCAATTAAAGAAAATGAAGATTCTATTAATGCCATCAATTCAACAATTTATTCAGGAAAAATTAGAAATACTAAAGAATTAGAAGCCCTCGAAATTGAATTAAAAACAAAGTCAGAATTTATATCAAATATTCTGCCTAAAAAAGATATTGTTTCTGATAATCTTACTAAACTTTTTGAATT
This region of Dehalococcoidia bacterium genomic DNA includes:
- a CDS encoding fumarylacetoacetate hydrolase family protein, encoding MKIYQIDEKVVVDDGEKISDITKLRPSIKSSLDLIKVALSNDITVSEYIRKTITKNKENLSKSELINARIPIDSPETWAFGVTYEDSMKERQAESDTPDVYGKVYVADRPEAFFKSTLARLKGPNDKVGIRLDSTWDVPEPELTFIIYQGKIIGFTVGNDMSSRSIEGANPLYIPQAKIFNNSASIGPCWVPIELIDYNNLKVEMIITRISEKVFSGSGSTSLMKRKCDELNDWLHRSNDIPDGTTVMTGTGTIPPEDFTLQEGDEISITIENIGTLVNKVIKV
- the pyk gene encoding pyruvate kinase — protein: MNLQKTKIVCTIGPSSDSIEIIEELIKSGMNVARINLSHGKELDHLNIISNIRNVSKKLDSPIPILADLPGPKYRLGEIKNNSLDLNIDDELFLNCGNSNKDELSVWPPGLHEDVKNGAVLLVDDGAVELEITEINKTIIKTKVQLAGKITSNKAVVPRGLPSKLDYFTEETQNAINFVNSNDIDYLGLSYVRNVKDIIRVKEKIKDKNLKIISKIELQLALDNLEEIIDHSDSIMVARGDLGVHLPISQVPAAQKFIINLCNQKGKEVITATQMLESMTENPQPTRAESTDVHNAVLDGSDAIMLSGETSIGKYPIRAVDFMREISTIAEKDINHKTLRGIKLNQVDSNNKKIIDELIAYGAANIADQLDAKLIVAFTESGSTAARVAAYRPSQPVVAISPDSNAAINLGLRWGVNTINVESFDHIEDMFTFSENFVLEEKLASIGDTIVVVAGLPIGFKGNTNLIRVITIN